In the Pseudoalteromonas ulvae UL12 genome, one interval contains:
- a CDS encoding homocysteine S-methyltransferase family protein codes for MPNKDKTAQLKAALNERILILDGAMGTMIQEYKFSEEDYRGERFADWHVLIKGNNDLLSLTQPEVIATIHRNYLRAGADIIETNTFNSTTISMEDYEMAHLSREINLESAKLARQVCDEVTALEPHKPRFVAGVLGPTSKTCSISPDVNDPGYRNITFDALVEAYIESTLALMEGGVDIILIETIFDTLNAKAASFAVEEAFEQAGRVLPVMISGTITDASGRTLSGQTTEAFYNSIRHIKPISIGLNCALGPDLLRQYVEELSRVCETYTSVHPNAGLPNEFGEYDLEAPEMATEIIDWGKCGFINIVGGCCGTTPAHIKAFAQGLATVAPRPLPELEVRMRLSGLEACNLN; via the coding sequence ATGCCGAATAAAGACAAGACCGCTCAATTAAAAGCCGCCCTCAATGAGCGCATTTTAATTTTAGATGGTGCCATGGGCACTATGATCCAAGAATATAAATTCTCTGAAGAAGATTATCGCGGTGAGCGCTTTGCTGACTGGCATGTATTGATCAAAGGCAATAATGATTTATTGAGTCTCACTCAGCCTGAGGTGATTGCAACTATTCACCGAAATTACTTACGCGCTGGTGCAGATATTATCGAAACAAATACTTTTAACTCAACCACCATTTCAATGGAAGACTATGAAATGGCGCACTTAAGCCGAGAGATTAATCTTGAATCGGCTAAATTAGCCCGACAAGTATGTGATGAAGTCACCGCGCTTGAGCCGCATAAACCTCGTTTTGTTGCGGGTGTACTTGGCCCGACGTCTAAAACCTGTTCTATTTCGCCAGATGTCAATGATCCGGGTTATCGCAATATTACTTTTGATGCGCTGGTGGAAGCGTATATTGAGTCAACGCTTGCTTTAATGGAAGGTGGAGTCGACATTATCTTGATTGAAACCATTTTTGATACTTTAAATGCCAAAGCGGCCTCTTTTGCAGTTGAAGAAGCATTTGAGCAAGCCGGACGAGTATTGCCAGTAATGATTTCAGGCACGATTACCGATGCATCAGGGCGCACGTTATCAGGGCAAACTACCGAGGCATTTTATAACTCAATTCGTCACATCAAGCCTATTTCTATTGGGCTCAATTGTGCCCTTGGCCCAGATTTATTACGCCAATATGTTGAAGAGTTATCACGAGTGTGTGAAACCTATACGTCAGTTCATCCCAATGCTGGTCTTCCGAATGAATTTGGTGAATATGATCTTGAAGCGCCAGAAATGGCCACTGAAATTATCGATTGGGGTAAATGTGGCTTTATCAATATTGTTGGTGGGTGCTGTGGAACTACGCCTGCACACATCAAAGCATTTGCGCAAGGACTTGCAACGGTTGCTCCACGTCCATTACCAGAACTTGAAGTTAGGATGCGTTTATCTGGTTTAGAAGCCTGTAATCTGAACTAA
- the metA gene encoding homoserine O-acetyltransferase MetA: MPITVLDELPAIAQLRQENVFVMPKTRAKTQEIRPMQLAILNLMPNKVETEVQFIRLLANSPLQVNVDLLRLDTHRSKNTSEQHLDTFYRYFSEVKDLNYDALIVTGAPLAHLEFEEVAYWDELKVILDWAEQHVTSTLFSCWAAHAALYHHYGLKRELREQKLCGVFQHQCFFEHAALTRGFDDEFLVPHSRYGHIDINKIQQVDELTILAGSETVGAYLTKNTSGSQVYLTGHPEYDADTLKGEYIRDCAKGSDAPKPENYFVDDNPDNKPSKTWQSHAFLLFSNWLNYYVYQTTPYDINLVSQDVRTNNYAE; the protein is encoded by the coding sequence ATGCCAATTACTGTCCTTGATGAACTCCCTGCAATTGCACAATTACGCCAAGAAAATGTGTTTGTCATGCCTAAAACTCGGGCAAAAACGCAAGAAATTCGTCCAATGCAATTGGCTATTTTAAACTTGATGCCAAATAAAGTTGAAACCGAAGTGCAGTTTATTCGTTTACTCGCCAATTCTCCGTTACAAGTTAATGTTGATTTACTGCGGTTAGACACTCACAGAAGTAAAAATACCTCTGAGCAGCACCTTGATACGTTTTACCGTTATTTTTCTGAAGTAAAAGATCTTAACTATGATGCATTGATTGTCACTGGTGCCCCTTTAGCACATCTTGAGTTTGAAGAAGTCGCCTATTGGGATGAGCTTAAAGTTATTTTAGATTGGGCTGAGCAACATGTAACCTCGACACTGTTTTCATGTTGGGCCGCTCATGCAGCGCTTTACCATCATTATGGTTTAAAGCGCGAACTGCGCGAACAAAAATTATGTGGGGTGTTTCAACATCAGTGCTTTTTTGAGCATGCAGCCCTGACGCGTGGTTTTGACGATGAGTTTTTGGTGCCTCATTCTCGTTATGGCCACATCGATATAAACAAAATTCAACAGGTAGACGAGCTGACTATCTTGGCGGGCTCTGAGACTGTTGGGGCGTACTTGACTAAAAACACATCAGGCAGCCAAGTGTATTTAACCGGCCATCCAGAGTATGATGCGGATACATTGAAGGGGGAGTATATTCGTGACTGTGCGAAAGGTTCTGATGCCCCCAAACCTGAAAATTATTTTGTTGATGATAATCCAGATAATAAGCCGTCTAAAACTTGGCAAAGTCACGCCTTTTTATTGTTTTCGAATTGGTTAAACTATTATGTGTACCAAACTACGCCGTATGATATTAACTTAGTTAGCCAGGATGTGAGGACTAACAATTATGCCGAATAA
- a CDS encoding sensor domain-containing diguanylate cyclase, with product MALTGLNESGVIDRMTDIVACLNSSDSIQRFLLDIHCILQKVTYADNFYVVLLGDDDRLTFPYFHDVKDDFDAEELNGIELNDLASTLTYYALAQQKVCNFNLSQLTELIEKGEVKVLGSLPQQWLCFPLMIRENFLGAFIIQSYRREDEYSGVMVDVLYTISHVIASALDAFNNQQALYEANQRLAQYQNELEHQVESRTKQLQNSLTELQREVDQRKQLQTLLEFDSLHDSLTGLANRKSLFNELKRISARLDRQPAYVYLLYLDLDGFKPINDTYGHHAGDKVLVEVSKRMIKAMRGYDLVARIGGDEFIIVIDQALDEVELTQIAERLITDIHQPIEIDAYTQVTSGISIGIAFTTLSEQVGEPLVQQADKALYQAKNSGKGCFQIYQSNL from the coding sequence ATGGCACTCACTGGTTTAAATGAATCCGGTGTAATTGACCGTATGACAGACATTGTTGCCTGCCTCAATAGCAGTGACTCCATACAGCGTTTTTTACTCGACATTCATTGTATTTTACAAAAAGTCACCTATGCCGATAATTTTTATGTTGTGCTTCTGGGTGATGATGACCGCCTTACTTTTCCTTATTTTCATGATGTAAAAGATGACTTTGATGCCGAAGAACTCAATGGTATTGAGCTCAATGATTTGGCCAGCACCCTTACTTATTACGCTTTAGCTCAACAAAAAGTCTGCAACTTTAATCTATCACAACTCACAGAGCTGATTGAAAAAGGCGAAGTTAAGGTCCTTGGCTCTCTACCACAACAATGGCTGTGCTTTCCCCTCATGATCAGAGAAAACTTTTTAGGCGCATTCATTATTCAGTCTTATCGACGGGAAGACGAGTATTCAGGTGTCATGGTTGATGTGCTCTATACCATCAGCCATGTTATTGCCTCCGCCCTCGATGCATTTAATAATCAACAAGCTTTATATGAAGCTAATCAGCGCTTAGCTCAATATCAAAATGAATTAGAACATCAAGTTGAATCTCGTACAAAACAACTGCAAAACAGTCTCACTGAGCTACAACGAGAGGTGGATCAACGAAAACAGCTCCAGACTCTCCTTGAGTTTGATTCACTTCACGATAGCTTAACCGGGCTTGCCAATCGAAAATCACTCTTTAATGAACTCAAACGAATTTCTGCACGCCTTGATCGCCAACCAGCGTATGTTTATCTGTTATATCTTGATTTAGATGGCTTTAAACCGATTAACGATACATATGGCCACCATGCTGGCGATAAAGTATTGGTTGAAGTCAGCAAGCGGATGATCAAAGCAATGCGAGGCTATGACTTAGTCGCACGTATTGGTGGGGATGAATTTATTATTGTCATCGATCAGGCGCTGGATGAAGTTGAACTCACGCAAATAGCCGAGCGTTTAATTACTGATATTCACCAACCTATTGAAATCGATGCCTACACGCAGGTCACCAGTGGGATCAGCATAGGCATTGCTTTTACCACTTTATCAGAACAAGTTGGAGAGCCCCTCGTGCAACAAGCAGACAAGGCGCTTTATCAAGCCAAAAATAGCGGCAAAGGCTGTTTTCAAATTTACCAATCAAACTTGTAA
- a CDS encoding 3'-5' exonuclease has product MFNTLKRLLGFSPELQDTLQQNCFRAKYLVIDLELTGLNPKQDEIVSLAWLPIEDQRIFVGQSEHFINAHVNELKQSPIFHGIDSHALEGGVPLVLALQQLRPLLDKYVLVFHNAELDWLFLKNAFGQFNMPIAATVMVDTMKIEHKRLSLQGQEIGFDDLNLAACRARYSLPEYLTHNALTDALATAELFLAQLNKITSGKGIALRQLV; this is encoded by the coding sequence ATGTTTAATACCTTAAAACGGTTATTGGGGTTTTCCCCTGAGTTGCAAGATACCTTGCAGCAAAATTGTTTTCGCGCTAAATATTTAGTGATTGATTTGGAGTTGACCGGCCTCAATCCTAAACAGGATGAAATCGTGTCTTTAGCTTGGTTACCCATTGAAGATCAGCGGATATTTGTCGGTCAAAGTGAGCACTTTATTAATGCCCATGTCAATGAGCTCAAACAAAGCCCAATTTTCCATGGTATTGACAGCCATGCTTTAGAAGGTGGAGTGCCGTTGGTTTTAGCGCTACAGCAGCTTAGGCCCTTATTAGATAAATATGTATTGGTTTTTCATAATGCCGAACTCGACTGGTTATTTTTAAAAAATGCATTTGGTCAGTTTAATATGCCAATTGCTGCCACTGTCATGGTTGATACCATGAAAATCGAGCACAAACGACTATCACTACAAGGGCAAGAGATTGGCTTTGATGATTTGAATTTAGCGGCATGTCGTGCCCGTTATAGTTTGCCTGAGTATTTAACACATAACGCCTTAACGGATGCGCTCGCCACTGCTGAGCTTTTTTTAGCGCAGCTCAATAAAATTACTTCCGGAAAAGGGATTGCATTGCGCCAGCTAGTTTAG